A DNA window from Mytilus edulis chromosome 14, xbMytEdul2.2, whole genome shotgun sequence contains the following coding sequences:
- the LOC139504025 gene encoding uncharacterized protein codes for MVPCEVFDRLQMVGVCLSYERSLQIVEMIGGHFNDKVVQLVKDNTRFRIIGDNINWTVGVHDQRINNKQKMMHAFGSAVIVQNLTFTNLDRVVPQQLYSQTPVQNFIPSEDDYNLITTDYIILMSRVVFEHIPYFKTFSDIVPININTPCSPNLKKKSEVIPLPVLFKNEQYYQDVVGILDFYEKCLKDAHDKAGKQLHNQTYQIGGDQLTRERFSGAKSLRAHHLNPSDKFSHLSPITFELFHMLMSYLKMSLNLTYKQESGQDIGTLKSLQDRLSRKNIGDNVNDHYEANKDFFISVTDMYIVECFLEFFGMEDKYSTPTKHVPPTFNTNDEMKEWYFSTVEMIVKQHVFLQTITTGAKQQMLEVDGQVFRLVLANGKTITLMKKTISKSKKGDQISNYGNQILQLGLLFKDLIDMIHMPERVRGIRLLKLAMMYFKIYNNLSKYALEILRLLVHQLCTFNLSEKGSNEEFYAMFVNTGGKFETHIPADRRMEYLVKEVKQHVKHMYSNKTEENISNRTRAISGIREISVNFDQQSGVIIRSKKHSDKSSKEDELAILSDLRDIRPFHCQPGRKHSCFGEMSSSVVQNLDVDHYHNWINTRKVKFALENGN; via the exons ATGGTACCATGTGAG GTGTTTGATAGACTTCAGATGGTTGGTGTATGCCTAAGTTATGAAAGAAGCCTACAAATTGTAGAGATGATTGGAGGCCATTTCAATGATAAGGTAGTGCAGCTGGTAAAGGACAACACTCGTTTCCGAATTATTGGTGACAACATCAATTGGACTGTTGGTGTTCATGACCAACGAATTAACAACAAACAGAAAATGATGCATGCTTTTGGTTCAGCAGTGATAGTACAAAACCTGACCTTCACCAATCTAGACAGAGTTGTACCACAACAGCTTTATAGTCAAACACCAGTTCAAAACTTCATACCATCAGAGGATGATTACAACCTTATAACAACTGACTACATCATTCTAATGTCAAGGGTTGTTTTTGAACACATTCCATACTTCAAAACATTTTCAGATATTGTTCCAATTAACATCAACACACCATGTAGtcctaatttgaaaaaaaagtcagaaGTCATACCATTACCTGTTCTGTTCAAAAACGAGCAATACTATCAAGATGTCGTAGGGATACTTGACTTCTATGAGAAATGTTTAAAAGATGCGCATGATAAAGCAGGAAAACAACTCCATAATCAGACATATCAGATAGGAGGAGACCAGCTGACACGAGAGAGATTCTCAGGAGCAAAGTCACTCAGAGCACACCATCTTAATCCTAGTGACAAATTCAGCCACTTGAGTCCAATAACTTTTGAACTTTTCCACATGTTGATGTCCTACCTCAAAATGTCATTGAACCTCACATACAAACAAGAAAGTGGTCAGGATATTGGAACCTTAAAATCACTCCAAGATAGACTTTCCAGAAAAAATATTGGTGACAATGTGAATGATCACTATGAAGCAAATAAAGACTTTTTTATTTCTGTTACTGACATGTACATTGTGGAGTGTTTCTTGGAGTTTTTTGGTATGGAAGATAAATATTCAACGCCAACTAAACATGTGCCACCAACCTTTAACACAAATGATGAAATGAAGGAATGGTATTTCAGTACTGTGGAGATGATAGTCAAACAACATGTTTTCCTCCAAACTATAACCACAGGTGCAAAACAACAAATGCTGGaag TTGATGGTCAAGTATTCCGGTTAGTTTTGGCGAATGGGAAAACCATCACACTAATGAAGAAAACAATATCAAAGTCAAAGAAAGGTGATCAGATTAGTAATTATGGAAATCAAATACTCCAACTAGGATTGTTATTTAAAGACTTGATAGATATGATACATATGCCAGAAAGAGTAAGAGGGATACGTTTGTTGAAACTTGCAATGATGtattttaaaatctataataATCTATCTAAGTATGCCTTAGAAATACTCAGACTCCTGGTACATCAGTTATGTACTTTTAATTTGTCTGAGAAAGGCTCCAATGAGGAGTTCTACGCCATGTTTGTGAATACAGGAGGAAAATTTGAAACACATATACCTGCTGATCGAAGAATGGAGTACCTTGTCAAAGAAGTGAAACAACATGTTAAGCATATGTACTCCAACAAAACAGAAGAGAATATTTCAAACCGTACCAGGGCAATATCTGGAATTCGTGAAATTTCAGTGAATTTTGACCAACAGTCAGGGGTAATTATACGCTCAAAAAAACATTCCGACAAATCATCTAAGGAAGATGAACTGGCTATTTTATCAGATTTACGAGATATTAGACCATTTCATTGTCAACCTGGTAGGAAACATTCATGTTTTGGAGAAATGTCATCATCTGTTGTTCAAAACCTTGATGTGGACCATTATCACAATTGGATCAATACCAGAAAAGTTAAATTTGCTTTGGAAAATGGGAACTAA
- the LOC139504026 gene encoding putative ATP-dependent DNA helicase Q1, translating into MADTHGSIKLLFATQAYGMGTDAPDVERVCHIGPPSSLECYLQEIGTAGRDGRQSSAYMHYNMSDIATNTIVQPEVREFCLLKTCRRKFLSQYFETKVDLDSILKHNCCDVCEKECECDHCLVSEVEKCEVIDNCQCADEPDSTQLKEMLESYFNAENDQINMLNQQLVTGLTQTLFDKIVLNYKDIKCEEDIQGLFPYVHLKQHYLSNILLIVQTLN; encoded by the exons ATGGCAGACACACATGGATCCATAAAGTTGCTTTTTGCCACTCAAGCTTATGGTATGGGCACTGATGCCCCAGATGTGGAAAGGGTTTGCCACATTGGACCACCAAGTTCTTTGGAAT GTTATCTACAAGAAATTGGTACAGCTGGTAGAGATGGTCGACAAAGCAGTGCATATATGCATTACAATATGAGTGATATTGCCACCAACACCATTGTACAACCAGAAGTGAGAGAATTCTGCCTCCTAAAAACATGCAGAAGAAAGTTTCTAAGCCAGTATTTTGAGACAAAGGTTGATTTAGATTCAATACTTAAGCATAACTGCTGTGATGTATGTGAAAAAGAGTGTGAATGTGATCATTGTCTTGTAAGTGAAGTGGAAAAGTGTGAGGTGATAGATAATTGTCAATGTGCTGATGAACCTGATTCTACACAATTAAAGGAAATGCTAGAATCTTATTTTAATGCCGAAAATGAtcaaataaacatgttaaaccaacAACTTGTGACAGGATTGACCCAAACTttgtttgacaaaattgttttgaACTACAAAGACATTAAATGTGAAGAGGACATCCAGGGCTTATTTCCTTATGTTCACCTAAAGCAGCATTATTTGAGTAACATTTTACTCATTGTACAAACATTAAATTAA